Proteins co-encoded in one Flavivirga eckloniae genomic window:
- a CDS encoding RecQ family ATP-dependent DNA helicase, which translates to MEHPINILERYWNYTEFRLNQEAIINAIIEGEDTFVLLPTGGGKSLCFQIPGLAKDGICIVISPLISLMQDQVQALNNKGIKAMAITSGISYNQLDTLLDNCVYGNYKFLYLSPERLQQELVQDRIRLMNVNLIAVDEAHCISQWGSDFRPAYKNISLLRQIQPSVNVVALTASAKPEIVEDIINELDFIQPKVFKQSFVRPNLAYMVFHEDDKYYRLETILKKHKASSIIYVRNRKLTTEICAFLKSKNITSTHYHGGLSNIEKENNMAAWSQNQKQVMVATNAFGMGIDKPDVKTIIHFNLPESIESYFQEAGRAGRNGKKAFAVILKNNSDPVLVKNQFLSVLPTVDFVKQVYRKLCSYFQISYGEGEYQTFDFEFNAFCKTYNFSSVLCYNALLLLDRNSVITLSKQFKNKVTTQFIISSTALFNYLETHQDYSIIIKSILRMYGGIFDHITKIDLMKISKKASVTENKLIQTLLQLEKDEIISLNLAKTDAQITFIEPREDDKTINRIAQTIEQQNKLKQNQVNAILNYIENDSVCKSVQLLTYFGEKDIEPCGICSVCINSKKDTNRQDANTLKKDILELLEKGDLSSRDIISILKCKESDLKIVLKLLLEHNLITITPTNTYKLNHI; encoded by the coding sequence ATGGAACATCCCATAAACATATTAGAACGTTATTGGAACTATACAGAGTTTAGACTCAATCAAGAAGCCATTATTAACGCCATTATTGAAGGTGAGGATACTTTTGTGTTATTACCAACGGGTGGCGGCAAATCATTATGCTTTCAAATTCCTGGTTTAGCTAAAGATGGCATTTGTATTGTTATTTCGCCTTTAATTTCCCTAATGCAAGATCAGGTACAGGCCTTAAACAACAAGGGTATTAAAGCCATGGCCATTACCAGCGGCATAAGCTATAATCAATTAGATACGCTTTTAGACAACTGTGTTTATGGAAACTATAAGTTTTTGTATTTATCGCCAGAACGCTTACAGCAAGAGTTGGTGCAGGATCGCATCAGACTAATGAATGTTAATTTAATAGCTGTAGATGAAGCACATTGTATTTCTCAATGGGGAAGCGATTTTAGACCTGCATACAAGAATATATCCCTTTTACGTCAAATACAACCTAGTGTAAATGTCGTTGCCCTAACCGCTTCGGCAAAACCAGAGATTGTTGAAGACATTATAAACGAACTCGATTTTATTCAGCCCAAAGTATTCAAGCAATCTTTTGTGCGGCCAAACTTGGCATATATGGTTTTTCATGAAGATGATAAGTACTACCGACTGGAAACCATCTTAAAAAAACATAAAGCATCGTCCATAATTTATGTTAGAAATAGAAAACTAACTACAGAAATATGTGCCTTTTTAAAATCTAAAAACATAACGTCTACCCATTACCACGGCGGACTTTCGAATATTGAAAAGGAGAACAACATGGCAGCATGGTCGCAAAACCAAAAACAGGTTATGGTGGCAACTAATGCTTTTGGTATGGGTATTGACAAACCTGATGTTAAAACCATTATTCACTTTAATTTACCCGAAAGTATTGAAAGTTATTTTCAGGAGGCTGGTCGTGCAGGACGTAATGGCAAAAAGGCTTTTGCTGTAATTTTAAAAAACAACAGCGATCCGGTTTTAGTAAAAAATCAGTTTTTAAGCGTTTTACCAACTGTAGATTTTGTTAAGCAAGTTTACAGGAAATTATGCAGTTACTTTCAAATATCATACGGTGAAGGCGAATACCAAACTTTCGATTTTGAATTTAACGCCTTTTGTAAGACCTATAACTTTAGTTCTGTTTTATGCTATAATGCATTGTTGTTATTAGATAGAAATAGTGTTATCACCTTATCGAAACAATTTAAAAATAAAGTAACGACTCAATTTATAATATCGAGTACTGCGCTTTTTAATTACTTAGAAACGCATCAGGATTATAGCATAATTATAAAATCCATATTGAGGATGTATGGTGGTATTTTTGACCATATTACCAAGATTGACCTCATGAAGATTTCTAAAAAAGCATCGGTAACCGAAAATAAATTAATACAAACGCTTCTACAACTAGAAAAAGATGAAATTATTTCTCTAAACCTGGCAAAAACAGATGCTCAAATCACTTTTATTGAACCTCGGGAAGATGATAAAACTATTAATAGAATTGCGCAGACCATAGAACAGCAAAACAAATTAAAACAGAATCAGGTTAACGCTATTCTTAATTATATTGAAAACGATTCTGTTTGTAAAAGTGTGCAGCTCCTCACCTATTTTGGTGAAAAAGACATAGAGCCTTGTGGTATCTGCTCGGTTTGTATTAATTCTAAAAAAGATACCAATCGGCAAGACGCAAACACCTTGAAAAAAGATATTCTTGAATTATTAGAAAAAGGTGATCTATCATCTAGAGATATCATTTCAATTCTAAAATGTAAAGAATCAGATTTAAAAATAGTTTTAAAATTACTATTAGAACATAACCTTATAACTATTACTCCAACAAACACATACAAATTAAACCATATATGA
- the fmt gene encoding methionyl-tRNA formyltransferase yields MRDLRIVFMGTPDFAVATLKALVENQYNIVGVITAPDKPAGRGRKLNESAVKLYAKEANLNILQPTNLKSEDFLTELKELNANLQIVVAFRMLPKVVWQMPEYGTFNLHASLLPNYRGAAPINWAIINGETTTGVSTFFIDEKIDTGDMILQEEVNIEPDENVGSLHDKLMHVGSDLVLKTVNSIKGNTVKTTPQKATEGIKTAYKLNKDNCKIDWNAPIDNIYNKIRGLSPYPSAWCTLINEDQTLDIKIYKAEKETVSHTNSIGTIICSKKELKIAVTNGYIIVKEIKLPGKRAMDIKSLLNGYDFKENARVL; encoded by the coding sequence ATGAGGGATTTAAGAATCGTATTTATGGGCACACCAGATTTTGCTGTTGCCACTTTAAAAGCTTTAGTAGAAAACCAATATAATATAGTTGGTGTTATAACGGCACCCGACAAACCGGCTGGACGCGGACGTAAACTAAACGAAAGTGCTGTTAAACTATATGCAAAGGAAGCCAACTTGAACATTTTACAGCCAACCAATTTAAAAAGTGAAGATTTCTTAACCGAACTAAAAGAACTTAATGCCAATCTTCAAATTGTCGTGGCATTTAGAATGCTTCCTAAAGTGGTTTGGCAAATGCCTGAATATGGCACCTTTAACTTACATGCTTCATTGCTACCTAACTACCGTGGTGCTGCTCCCATTAATTGGGCAATTATTAATGGCGAAACAACTACGGGAGTGTCAACCTTCTTTATTGATGAAAAAATTGATACTGGCGATATGATCCTTCAAGAAGAGGTAAATATTGAACCTGATGAAAACGTAGGAAGCCTTCATGACAAATTAATGCACGTTGGTAGCGATTTGGTTCTAAAAACTGTAAACTCGATAAAAGGTAATACGGTAAAAACAACCCCTCAAAAAGCTACCGAAGGTATAAAAACAGCCTACAAATTAAATAAAGATAATTGCAAAATTGATTGGAATGCACCTATAGATAATATTTACAATAAAATACGCGGTTTAAGCCCTTATCCATCAGCCTGGTGCACTTTAATAAATGAAGACCAAACCTTGGATATAAAAATATATAAGGCAGAAAAGGAAACTGTATCTCATACAAATAGCATTGGAACTATTATTTGTAGCAAGAAAGAGCTAAAAATAGCTGTTACAAACGGTTACATTATTGTAAAAGAAATTAAACTGCCCGGTAAACGTGCTATGGATATAAAATCTTTATTAAACGGTTACGATTTTAAAGAAAATGCCAGAGTGCTCTAA
- a CDS encoding HU family DNA-binding protein, which translates to MNKTDLIDAMAEHAGITKAAAKKALECAIIEIEGALQKGNRVSLVGFGSWSVSKRAAREGRNPQTGQTIKIKAKNVVKFKAGSDLSNAVN; encoded by the coding sequence ATGAACAAAACAGATTTAATCGACGCAATGGCAGAACACGCAGGAATCACTAAAGCTGCTGCAAAAAAAGCTTTAGAGTGTGCTATTATAGAAATTGAAGGTGCTTTACAAAAAGGTAACAGAGTTTCTTTAGTAGGATTTGGATCTTGGTCAGTTTCTAAAAGAGCTGCTAGAGAAGGAAGAAACCCTCAAACTGGACAAACTATAAAAATTAAAGCTAAAAACGTTGTTAAGTTTAAAGCTGGATCAGATTTATCAAATGCAGTAAACTAA
- a CDS encoding YqgE/AlgH family protein, with amino-acid sequence MITLKPKKGNLLIAEPAIIGDVSFNRSIVLIADHSQDGSIGFILNKPLDYTINELVPEIDVAFKVYNGGPVEQDNLYFIHKIPNLIPESIEISLGIFWGGDFSKVVELITKGEIKENDIRFFLGYSGWEANQLEDELKANSWVVTENIYKNGIIEKDYKSFWKEKMLEFGGEYSIWSNAPENPNYN; translated from the coding sequence ATGATAACATTAAAACCCAAAAAAGGTAATTTGTTAATCGCTGAACCTGCAATAATAGGTGATGTTTCTTTTAACAGATCGATCGTATTGATTGCAGATCATTCCCAAGATGGTTCTATAGGTTTTATTCTTAACAAACCTTTAGATTATACTATTAATGAATTAGTTCCCGAAATTGATGTTGCTTTTAAGGTTTATAATGGCGGACCTGTAGAACAGGATAATTTATACTTCATTCATAAAATCCCTAATTTAATTCCTGAAAGCATTGAGATTTCCTTAGGTATTTTTTGGGGAGGCGATTTTAGCAAAGTTGTCGAGCTTATTACCAAAGGGGAAATAAAGGAAAATGATATCCGCTTTTTTCTTGGGTATTCCGGTTGGGAAGCAAACCAATTAGAAGATGAGCTTAAAGCTAATTCCTGGGTTGTTACCGAGAATATTTACAAAAATGGTATTATAGAAAAGGACTATAAATCATTTTGGAAAGAGAAAATGCTAGAGTTTGGTGGAGAGTACAGTATTTGGTCTAATGCGCCAGAAAACCCAAACTATAATTAG
- a CDS encoding aminotransferase class IV, translating to MINFNGNILEENSVLPIENRGYSYGDALFETIKASFGKILFWEDHYFRLMASMRIMRMEIPMNFTMEYLEEQILNTLESNGLLKSSARVKLMVHRNEGGLYTPNSNEVSFIISVKPVQDDFYMLQDSFYEIDLFKDYYVSPSLLSTLKTNNKALNVVGSIYVKENNLNNGLVLNTNKHVVEALNGNIFVVKGNVIKTAPISDGCLKGVMRKQIIDIIKSIPDYEIVEDSISPFELQKADEIFITNVIVGIQPVTKYRKKVYANGVSKDLLQKLNVKIRLN from the coding sequence ATGATAAATTTTAACGGAAATATTCTAGAAGAAAACAGTGTTCTTCCTATTGAAAATAGAGGCTACAGTTATGGTGACGCCCTGTTTGAAACTATAAAAGCAAGTTTTGGTAAAATTTTATTTTGGGAAGATCATTATTTTAGACTCATGGCTTCTATGCGTATTATGCGTATGGAAATTCCAATGAATTTTACCATGGAATATCTAGAAGAACAGATTCTTAATACCTTAGAGTCTAATGGGCTGCTAAAGTCATCAGCAAGGGTGAAACTCATGGTGCATAGAAATGAAGGGGGATTATATACCCCAAATTCTAATGAGGTGAGTTTTATTATTTCTGTAAAGCCTGTTCAAGATGATTTTTATATGCTTCAGGATAGCTTTTATGAAATAGATTTGTTTAAAGACTATTATGTATCGCCTAGTTTATTATCTACCTTAAAAACGAATAATAAGGCGTTAAATGTGGTTGGAAGCATTTACGTAAAGGAAAACAATTTAAACAATGGTTTGGTTTTAAATACCAATAAGCATGTCGTAGAAGCTCTTAATGGCAATATTTTTGTTGTAAAAGGTAACGTTATTAAAACAGCTCCGATTAGTGATGGTTGTTTAAAAGGCGTGATGCGTAAACAGATTATAGACATTATAAAAAGTATACCAGATTACGAAATTGTAGAAGACTCCATATCTCCGTTTGAGCTTCAAAAAGCCGATGAAATTTTTATAACAAACGTTATTGTAGGAATCCAACCAGTTACGAAGTATAGAAAGAAGGTTTACGCTAATGGAGTATCTAAGGATTTATTGCAAAAGTTGAATGTAAAAATAAGGCTGAACTAA
- a CDS encoding START-like domain-containing protein — MNDKIRFDIEFPIHASPQLLYQYISTPSGLSEWFSDNVNSRGELFTFIWDDSEEQAKLLSKKSGERVKFRWLNDEDDQVSYFEIRIQVDEITKDVSLMITDFAEEDEVDEAKMLWENQISDLKHVLGSV; from the coding sequence ATGAACGATAAAATTAGATTTGATATTGAGTTTCCAATACACGCGTCGCCACAGCTGTTATATCAATATATTTCGACTCCCTCTGGTTTATCTGAATGGTTTTCAGATAACGTAAACTCTCGTGGTGAATTGTTCACTTTTATATGGGATGATAGTGAAGAACAAGCAAAATTGCTAAGTAAGAAAAGCGGCGAACGTGTTAAATTTAGATGGCTGAATGATGAAGACGATCAGGTTTCGTATTTCGAAATAAGAATCCAGGTAGATGAGATTACAAAAGATGTATCATTAATGATTACAGACTTTGCAGAAGAAGATGAAGTTGACGAAGCTAAGATGCTTTGGGAAAACCAAATTTCCGATTTAAAGCATGTATTAGGTTCTGTTTAA
- a CDS encoding M48 family metalloprotease: protein MDFKSIYIQLCITVLFSCSTRVVAQKEEIWKEATVFEFNKPYETITVNYDGEEFVLDVTRKTKFLLGEKKYISKEKIFIGSIVDVAIVIESRKRVLTKVSLNKDEYGDIKKFEGVIESYKGDTAIIDGRKVALTDKTTIKCNGGSDCACSKGRSFLGFNELQLGSFLTVYVDRNDNGVYMASKIEVCKNTYGKVDQEFMLSLSNDFDATNLNQFKSIPSNVFKAANGLHNGTIKLGNLEFKLLDDIRVQGYINMIGNNVLPVYAKEESFSKEHKVIFRFYVIESDIPNAFALPNGMIFINTGLLKLMENEAQLAAVLGHEIAHVTHEHSIKEYKITRFTNSNIGKKTSKWLKQTVKKKMNVGEGTLVGKALNTALERTIPETVMNLYSKRYETQSDRVGLYYMIEAGYDPREAANFWKIMMKKTSDRKFKNNIFTSTLSMINNIRVDEVDYSVLTEDGIDILVESLLETIYTSHPLVIKRLGDINYLLSTTYRDKDFSLYDINKGEFDQHFRFEIINNKLLKKYYKAEKMYDKGNNLEKKNALRIWLDIEDDVISSKENLAFFIKLYKNIAKAYLNLNEIKLSILYFKKINSLKDKALNDDLYKILSSDSLIEDLNRNSASFDETFILKTKRIILEETGSKKLADMMKNSNQCFETLETLAYFKEKVKMNLTSKKEGTKVFYRRWVNRNNEKAWKPVFTDKTFPVSRARYQVKYMKNGIEIIEDLPCSQECHYQFN from the coding sequence ATGGATTTTAAATCAATTTATATTCAATTATGTATTACCGTTTTGTTTTCATGTTCGACTAGAGTAGTAGCGCAAAAAGAAGAAATCTGGAAAGAAGCAACTGTTTTCGAGTTTAATAAACCTTATGAAACTATTACTGTTAATTATGACGGTGAAGAGTTTGTTTTAGATGTAACGAGAAAAACGAAATTTTTACTTGGAGAGAAAAAATATATTTCTAAAGAAAAAATTTTCATAGGAAGTATTGTAGATGTTGCTATAGTTATAGAAAGTAGGAAAAGAGTATTAACTAAAGTATCACTTAATAAAGATGAATATGGAGATATAAAAAAGTTTGAGGGCGTTATTGAATCTTATAAAGGTGATACAGCAATTATAGATGGGAGAAAAGTAGCATTAACCGATAAAACTACTATTAAATGCAACGGAGGATCTGATTGTGCTTGTAGCAAAGGAAGAAGCTTTTTAGGTTTTAACGAGCTACAGTTAGGAAGTTTTTTAACCGTTTATGTAGATCGAAATGATAATGGTGTTTATATGGCATCTAAAATAGAGGTTTGTAAAAACACTTATGGTAAAGTAGATCAGGAATTTATGCTAAGCTTATCCAATGATTTTGATGCCACTAACCTGAATCAATTTAAAAGCATACCAAGTAATGTGTTTAAAGCGGCTAACGGATTGCATAATGGTACCATAAAACTAGGGAATTTAGAATTTAAATTATTAGATGATATCCGGGTTCAAGGTTATATTAATATGATAGGGAATAATGTATTACCTGTTTATGCTAAAGAAGAGAGTTTTTCTAAAGAACACAAAGTGATTTTTAGGTTTTACGTTATTGAAAGTGATATACCTAATGCCTTTGCACTGCCCAATGGGATGATATTTATAAATACTGGTTTGTTAAAACTTATGGAAAATGAAGCTCAATTAGCTGCAGTCTTAGGACATGAAATTGCACATGTCACACATGAACACAGTATAAAGGAGTATAAGATCACCAGATTTACCAATAGTAATATTGGTAAAAAGACTTCTAAATGGTTAAAACAGACTGTAAAAAAGAAAATGAATGTTGGGGAAGGTACCCTGGTAGGAAAGGCTTTAAATACAGCTTTAGAGCGTACAATTCCAGAAACAGTCATGAATTTATATAGTAAAAGATATGAAACACAATCAGATAGAGTGGGCTTGTATTATATGATAGAAGCTGGGTATGACCCAAGAGAAGCCGCGAATTTTTGGAAGATTATGATGAAAAAAACTAGTGATCGAAAATTTAAGAATAATATTTTTACTTCCACCTTAAGTATGATAAATAATATAAGAGTAGATGAGGTAGATTATAGTGTTTTAACTGAAGATGGTATAGATATATTAGTTGAAAGTCTTTTAGAAACCATATATACATCACACCCGCTTGTTATTAAAAGACTTGGTGATATTAACTACTTATTGAGTACGACTTATAGAGATAAAGATTTTAGTCTGTATGATATTAATAAAGGAGAGTTTGACCAACATTTTAGATTTGAAATAATAAATAATAAATTATTAAAGAAATATTATAAAGCTGAAAAAATGTACGATAAAGGGAATAATTTAGAAAAGAAAAATGCATTAAGAATTTGGCTAGATATCGAAGATGATGTAATTTCTTCAAAAGAAAACCTAGCTTTTTTTATTAAACTCTATAAAAACATAGCAAAAGCTTATCTGAATTTAAATGAAATAAAACTATCAATATTATATTTCAAGAAAATAAATTCTTTGAAAGATAAAGCTTTAAATGATGATTTATATAAAATACTGTCTTCTGATTCTTTAATTGAGGATTTAAACCGTAATTCAGCTAGTTTTGATGAAACGTTTATTTTGAAAACAAAGAGAATAATATTAGAAGAAACTGGCTCTAAAAAACTAGCGGATATGATGAAAAATTCAAATCAGTGTTTTGAAACACTCGAAACATTAGCTTATTTCAAAGAAAAGGTAAAAATGAATTTAACTTCTAAAAAAGAAGGTACTAAAGTATTTTATAGAAGATGGGTTAACAGAAACAATGAAAAGGCTTGGAAACCAGTATTTACTGATAAAACTTTTCCAGTTTCCAGAGCGAGGTATCAAGTAAAATATATGAAAAATGGTATCGAGATTATAGAGGATTTACCTTGCTCACAAGAATGTCATTATCAATTTAACTAA
- a CDS encoding alpha-L-fucosidase gives MIRLKGRIYIVLVLSIALTIASCNNNKAKTDSKKVIFEPTWESLATHNTEPEWFKDSKFGIYFHWGLFTVPEYYDEKYPRWMYFEKLPVKGWGGPVRPYHNETYGGIENFNYHDFIPMFKAEKFNAAAWVDLFELSGAKFAGPVAQHHDGFAMWDSEVNPFNAKDKGPHKDITGELFEELKNRNIKTIATFHHARNLARHAKDTTQWADKCTAPMMSNNSYYPYHPQLITSTKDPELKYLYGNLSEQEFNDYWLNQVNEVVDKYAPDMIWFDSWLHLIPENHRKKMVAHHFNSGINRGQEPVVFYKQQDLPNNIGLLDIEQGGKKGISEQYWLTDITITKWGWSYTDKLECKSAEMLIRNMIDVWSKKGVVLLNVSPRASGAIPNEQQDVLKSIGSWIKKHKEAVYGTRTHTTYGYGIAASEDNVHGGQSATMKYTKDDIRFTTSKDKKTLYIYILGLPDEKMNIEIRHVIDNSKNQSIKNVALVGSKTEIKWSIDGDNLTVTTPEASEMDEIATVFKVAFK, from the coding sequence ATGATTAGATTAAAAGGAAGAATATATATAGTGTTAGTACTCTCGATAGCCTTAACAATAGCATCCTGCAACAATAACAAAGCAAAAACAGATAGTAAAAAAGTAATCTTCGAACCGACATGGGAGTCTTTAGCAACGCATAATACAGAACCAGAATGGTTTAAAGATTCAAAATTTGGAATATACTTTCACTGGGGATTATTCACGGTTCCAGAGTATTATGATGAAAAGTACCCAAGATGGATGTATTTTGAAAAACTCCCCGTAAAAGGATGGGGAGGACCAGTTCGTCCTTACCATAATGAAACCTATGGAGGTATTGAAAACTTTAACTATCATGATTTTATACCAATGTTTAAGGCTGAAAAATTCAATGCAGCAGCATGGGTAGACTTATTTGAATTATCTGGTGCTAAATTTGCAGGACCAGTAGCTCAACATCATGATGGTTTTGCGATGTGGGACAGTGAAGTAAACCCATTTAATGCAAAAGATAAAGGGCCACATAAAGATATTACTGGTGAATTATTTGAGGAGTTGAAAAACCGTAATATTAAAACCATTGCAACATTTCATCATGCCCGAAACTTAGCACGTCATGCAAAAGATACAACGCAATGGGCAGATAAGTGCACTGCTCCAATGATGTCTAACAACAGCTACTATCCATACCACCCTCAATTAATAACATCTACCAAAGATCCTGAATTAAAGTATTTGTACGGAAATCTTTCAGAACAAGAGTTTAACGACTACTGGTTGAACCAGGTGAACGAAGTTGTTGATAAATATGCTCCCGATATGATTTGGTTTGATTCCTGGCTTCATTTAATCCCTGAAAATCATCGAAAAAAAATGGTAGCTCATCACTTTAATTCTGGTATCAACCGTGGACAGGAACCCGTTGTATTTTATAAACAACAAGATTTACCCAATAATATTGGTCTTTTAGATATTGAACAAGGCGGCAAAAAAGGAATATCAGAACAGTATTGGTTAACAGATATAACAATAACAAAATGGGGCTGGAGTTATACGGATAAATTAGAATGCAAGAGCGCAGAAATGCTGATTCGTAACATGATAGACGTTTGGAGTAAAAAAGGAGTCGTCTTATTAAATGTATCCCCTCGTGCTAGTGGAGCAATACCGAATGAGCAGCAAGATGTTCTAAAATCTATTGGTAGCTGGATAAAAAAACACAAAGAAGCGGTTTATGGAACAAGAACTCATACAACGTATGGTTACGGAATCGCTGCTTCAGAAGATAATGTTCATGGTGGACAATCTGCTACAATGAAATACACTAAAGACGACATACGATTTACAACATCAAAAGATAAAAAGACCTTATACATTTATATTCTAGGGCTTCCTGATGAAAAAATGAATATAGAAATTAGACATGTAATAGATAATTCGAAAAACCAATCCATTAAAAATGTCGCTTTAGTTGGCAGTAAAACTGAGATAAAGTGGTCTATAGATGGTGATAATCTTACTGTGACAACTCCAGAAGCTTCTGAGATGGACGAGATTGCAACTGTTTTTAAGGTAGCGTTTAAATAA